The Zetaproteobacteria bacterium genome segment AGCGCCGCACGCTGCGCGGCGCCACCCTATGGCTCGATGTGGCCCACAACCCCCACGCCGTCGCCGCGCTGATCGACGCCCTGCCCGAGCCGGTCGACGCCGCGCTGATCTACACCCGCGCCGACCGCTCGCTGGCCGATCAGGCCACGCTGCTGCGCCGCCGCTGCGCCACCCTGATCGGTGCTGACGCAGCGGTGTGGGACCGGCGGATCGCCACACCGGAGCAGGCGCTGAAGGCGGCCTTGGCCGATGGCGCGCGCCGCCTGCTGCTGCTCGGCTCCTTCACCTCGGTGGCCGCCGCCCGCCGCTGGCTCACCGCACAGTCCCGGAAAGGCCAATGATGATGGTTTCGCAAGAAACCATCACCGCGGCCACGGACGGCCGCGCAAATCCAGAGCTTGCAGACGCAACCGACGGATTTGTAAGGCGATCGAAAACCGCGCTCCTCGATCCCCGTCGAGCAAAAAGTCCACGGAGGGACTTTTTGCGATTCCATCACACATGACCGCCGAACTGCTGATCAACGTCACCCCCTTCGAGACCCGGGTGGCGCGCATCGAGGACGGGCGGGCCGAGGAGCTCTACATCGAACGCGAGTGCGAGCGGGGGCTGAGGGGCAACATCTACAAGGGGCGGGTGCAGCGGGTGATCCCCGGCATCCAGGCGGCCTTCGTCGACATCGGGCTGAGCAAGGCCGGCTTCCTCTACGTCGCCGACGTCGCCCACGGCAAGGAGCAGCGCGACCGGCTGGTGGAGGCGGCGGCCACCTCCGCCGACGGCGAGGAGGAGCCGGAAGAGGCACCCCGGCGGCGGCGCCACCCCGACATCTCCGAACTGCTGGAGGAGCGCCAGCAGCTGCTGGTGCAGGTGAGCAAGGAGCCGATCGCCTCCAAGGGGCCGCGCCTGACCTCGCTGATCTCGCTGGCCGGCCGCTACCTGGTCTATCTGCCGCAGTTCGACCATGTCGGCATCGCCCACCGGCTGGAGGATCCCGGCGAGCGCCGCCGCCTGCTCGAACTGGCCGAGAAGATCAAGCCCGACGACGGCGGGCTGATCGTGCGCACCGTGGCCGACGGCCACAGCGAGGAGGATCTGCTGCGCGATCTCGCCTTCCTGCAGCGACTGTGGGATGACATCGTACACAACATGCGCTCCGCCCCCCCCGGCACCCTGCTGCACAGCGACCTCAACCTCTACCTGCGGGTGATGCGCGACTTCGTGGACGACGAGGTGCGCAAGATCCACATCGACTCGCGCGAGGCCTACGACAAGATGAAGCAGTTCGCCGCCCGTTTCATGCCCGAGGTGCTCGAACGGATCTTCTACTACCCCGGCGACCGGCCGCTGTTCGATCTCTACGGCGTCGAGGAGACGCTGGAGGCGGCGCTCAAGCGGCGGGTGCCGCTCAAGTCGGGCGGCTACATCGTGATCGAGCAGACCGAGGCGCTGACCGTAATCGACGTCAACTCCGGCTCGTTCATCCAGTCACGCAACCTGGAGGAGACCGGCTTCAAGACCAACCTCGAGGCGGTGCATGAGCTGGTCCACCAGCTCCGTTTCCGCAACCTGGGCGGCATCGTGGTGATCGATTTCATCGACATGCAGGACGAGGAGAACCGCAACCGTCTGATCGAGGTGCTCAAGGAGGCGCTGCGTCGGGACAAGGCCAAGAGCAAGGTGGTGCAATACTCCTCGCTCGGGCTGGTGGAGATGACCCGCAAGCGCACGCGCGACTCGCTGGAGCGGATCCTGCTGGAGGATTGCCCCCACTGCGGCGGCATCGGCAAGCGCAAGAGCGCGCGCACCATCTGCTATCAGCTCTTCCGCGACATCGTCGCCGAGGCGCGTGCCTATCCGGCGGAGCGGCTGCTGGTCATCGCCCATCCGGAGATCATCGATCTGCTGCTGGGCGAGGAGAGCGAGCACGTGCGCCGGCTGGAAGGGTTTCTCGGCAAGGAGATCGCGCTCAAGGGGGACGAGGCGCTCCCCATGGAGGAGTACGAGGTCGCCCTGCTCTGACGCGCATACCCCGTGCAGATCTACATCCACATCCCCTTCTGCCGCCACAAGTGCCCCTACTGCGACTTCAACTCCCATGTGCGCCGCATCCTGCCGTGGGCACGCTACCAAGCCGCGCTCTGCACCGAACTTCGCCAGCGGCTGCGGCGGCAGCCGTGGCGCGGCCGTGTGGCGGAGACCCTCTACTTCGGCGGCGGCACCCCCTCGCTGGCACCACCGGAGCTGATCGCCGCGGTCATCGCGCTGCTGCGCAGCGAGGGCGCGCTCACCGCCGATGCCGAGATCTCCATCGAGGTCAATCCGGGCGCCCTGGACGAAGCGCGGCTCGACGGCTGGCGGCAGGCGGGGGTCAACCGCATCTCCATCGGCGTGCAGAGCCTGGATCCACGCCAACTGCGCTGGCTGGAGCGGATCCACGACGCGGAAGAGGCGCGGGAGGCCGTGGAGGCCGTCCGCGCCGGCGGATGGCGGCGGATCGGGGTCGATCTGATCTACGGCCTGCCCGAACAGAGCCTCGACGCCTGGCTGGAGGAGCTCTCCGAGGTGGCACGCTGGCCGGTCAGCCACCTCTCCTGCTACCAGCTCGCCGTCGAGGAGGGGACGGTGCTGGCCGCCCGCCACGCCGCCCGTCCCTACCCGCTGCCCGATGAGGAACAGGCGGCATCAATGCTGCAGGAGAGCCGTCGGCTGCTGCGCGATGCCGGCTGGCAGCCATACGAAATCTCCAACTACGCCCGCGGCGGCGACCGCTGCCGCCACAACGACGGCTACTGGCGCTACGTCGACTACCTGGGCGCCGGCGCCGGCGCGTGGGGCAAGTACGACCTGCCCTGCGGAGGGGTGCGGCGCTACGGCAACATCCGTCACCCCGAACGCTACATGGCGGCGGTGGAGTCGGGCAGGCGGCCCGAGCAGGAGGCAGAGAGACGCAGCCGCCGGCAGGCGGCGGCCGAGGCGCTCTGGCTCGGGTTCCGGCGGAGCGACGGGATCGACCTGCCCGCCTTTCACCGCCGCTTCGGCGCCTCCCCCCACGCGCTCTTCGGCGGGGCGCTGGCGGGGTGGCTGCAACGCGGGCTGCTCGTCGAGGAGGCGACATCGATGCGCTTGAGCGAGGAGGGACTGCTGCTGGCCGACGCCGTCGCCGCCGAGCTGCTCGCCACGGCCGCCGACGAAGGGAGGGCGGATGCCCCACCCTGCAAGCCACGCTAGCCTTGCCCATGGTTTCATCACGACACCACAGCCACGGACGGCCGCACCGGGCCGCCGCCTGCGCATGCAAGGGCATCGAAGGTCGTCCGCCTCGCTGCCCGTCGGGCGACACCTCCATGGAGGGATGTGTCGCAACCAGGCCATGAGCGATCCTCTTCCTACCCACATCCCCGCCGGCAAGGAGGCGATCGACGGGGTGCGCAACCTGGTCGCCATCGCCTCCGGCAAGGGAGGGGTGGGCAAGTCGACCACCATCGTCAACCTGGCCGTCGTCCTGGCCGCGCAGGGCTACCGCGTCGGCCTGCTCGACGCCGACATCTACGGCCCCTCCATCCCGCTGATGATGGGGCTTGCCGACCGCCGGCCGAGGGTGGAGCGGCGCACCCTCTTCCCGCTGGAGAACTACGGCGTGCGGACCATCTCCATCGGCTACTTGACCGACCCCGAGCAGGCGGCGATCTGGCGCGGACCGATGGCCTCGGGCGCGGTGATGCAACTGCTGCGCGACGTGCGCTGGACCGGCCCCGACGAAGAGCTCGATCTGCTGTTGATCGACCTGCCGCCGGGCACCGGCGACATCCACCTCACCCTGGCGCAGCAGGCGCCCCTCTCCGGTGCGATCGCCATCACCACCCCGCAGGAGGTGGCGCTGATCGACTGCCGCAAGGCGATCCACATGTTCCGCAAGGTGGCCATCCCCTGCCTCGGCGTGGTGGAGAACATGCGCGAGTTCGTCTGCCCCCACTGCGGACAGCACAGCGACCTCTTCGACCGCGACGGCGCCGCATCGCTGGCCGAACGATTCGAACTGCCGCTGCTCGGAGGGATTCCGCTCGATCCGGCCATCCGCCGACTGGCCGATCGCGGCACGCCGCTCGCCATCGCCGAGCCCGACAGCCGTTCCGCCGCCGCCTACCGCGCCATCGCCGAGGCGCTGATCGAACGGATCCGGGCGCTCCCCCGACAGATCAGGCTCGACATCCCGGTCACCGCCGGATAGCCGGTGGCCGCACCGACGCTGCCGGCCCCGGCCAAGATCAACCTCCATCTGCGTATCACCGGCAGGCGTGCGGACGGCTACCACCTGCTCGACACCAGCTTCGCCTTCACCGACCTGTGCGACAGCCTCACCTTCGCCCCCCACCGGGAGCGGATCGTGCTCACCTGCGACCGGCCGGAGCTGGCCGGTGCCGCCAACCTGGTCCACCGCCTGCTCGACGCCTTTCGCCGACGGCACGCCGTCCGGGAGGGGCTGCGCATCGCCATCGAGAAG includes the following:
- the hemW gene encoding radical SAM family heme chaperone HemW encodes the protein MQIYIHIPFCRHKCPYCDFNSHVRRILPWARYQAALCTELRQRLRRQPWRGRVAETLYFGGGTPSLAPPELIAAVIALLRSEGALTADAEISIEVNPGALDEARLDGWRQAGVNRISIGVQSLDPRQLRWLERIHDAEEAREAVEAVRAGGWRRIGVDLIYGLPEQSLDAWLEELSEVARWPVSHLSCYQLAVEEGTVLAARHAARPYPLPDEEQAASMLQESRRLLRDAGWQPYEISNYARGGDRCRHNDGYWRYVDYLGAGAGAWGKYDLPCGGVRRYGNIRHPERYMAAVESGRRPEQEAERRSRRQAAAEALWLGFRRSDGIDLPAFHRRFGASPHALFGGALAGWLQRGLLVEEATSMRLSEEGLLLADAVAAELLATAADEGRADAPPCKPR
- a CDS encoding Rne/Rng family ribonuclease, which produces MTAELLINVTPFETRVARIEDGRAEELYIERECERGLRGNIYKGRVQRVIPGIQAAFVDIGLSKAGFLYVADVAHGKEQRDRLVEAAATSADGEEEPEEAPRRRRHPDISELLEERQQLLVQVSKEPIASKGPRLTSLISLAGRYLVYLPQFDHVGIAHRLEDPGERRRLLELAEKIKPDDGGLIVRTVADGHSEEDLLRDLAFLQRLWDDIVHNMRSAPPGTLLHSDLNLYLRVMRDFVDDEVRKIHIDSREAYDKMKQFAARFMPEVLERIFYYPGDRPLFDLYGVEETLEAALKRRVPLKSGGYIVIEQTEALTVIDVNSGSFIQSRNLEETGFKTNLEAVHELVHQLRFRNLGGIVVIDFIDMQDEENRNRLIEVLKEALRRDKAKSKVVQYSSLGLVEMTRKRTRDSLERILLEDCPHCGGIGKRKSARTICYQLFRDIVAEARAYPAERLLVIAHPEIIDLLLGEESEHVRRLEGFLGKEIALKGDEALPMEEYEVALL
- a CDS encoding MRP family ATP-binding protein; this encodes MPHPASHASLAHGFITTPQPRTAAPGRRLRMQGHRRSSASLPVGRHLHGGMCRNQAMSDPLPTHIPAGKEAIDGVRNLVAIASGKGGVGKSTTIVNLAVVLAAQGYRVGLLDADIYGPSIPLMMGLADRRPRVERRTLFPLENYGVRTISIGYLTDPEQAAIWRGPMASGAVMQLLRDVRWTGPDEELDLLLIDLPPGTGDIHLTLAQQAPLSGAIAITTPQEVALIDCRKAIHMFRKVAIPCLGVVENMREFVCPHCGQHSDLFDRDGAASLAERFELPLLGGIPLDPAIRRLADRGTPLAIAEPDSRSAAAYRAIAEALIERIRALPRQIRLDIPVTAG